From the genome of Bacteroidota bacterium, one region includes:
- a CDS encoding FKBP-type peptidyl-prolyl cis-trans isomerase — MKKYIALFVFFSIFSCSKDNVDYDKENEKDILEYIEANDLDATKSESGLYYVIQKQGEGLRPNSNSNVTVSYKGYYSDGEVFDQSSTNGFSFNLRQVIAGWTEGITYFKEGGEGILLIPSRLGYGYEDYSSIPGGSVLIFDIKLISVD, encoded by the coding sequence ATGAAGAAGTATATAGCTCTATTCGTATTTTTTTCAATATTTTCCTGTAGTAAAGATAATGTAGATTATGATAAGGAAAATGAAAAAGATATATTAGAATATATTGAAGCTAATGATTTAGATGCAACAAAGAGTGAGTCAGGATTGTATTATGTAATTCAAAAACAAGGCGAAGGACTGAGACCTAACAGTAATTCTAATGTTACAGTAAGTTATAAAGGATACTACTCAGACGGAGAAGTTTTTGACCAAAGTAGCACTAATGGATTTTCTTTTAATTTACGTCAGGTTATAGCAGGTTGGACCGAAGGTATTACCTATTTTAAAGAAGGAGGAGAAGGAATTCTTTTGATACCTTCCCGCTTAGGTTATGGCTATGAGGATTATAGTAGTATTCCGGGAGGATCTGTACTTATTTTCGATATTAAACTGATAAGTGTGGATTAA
- a CDS encoding META domain-containing protein: protein MQFNRFHIFLITILIGLTFFSCKKEDDKLTTDLIETSWEVLKIKKQGESKYTDAENTYVMEFTGKTEFELNLDVNTCFGDYELKSDDYINFKSMACTEMCCDSEFAMDLSKILLNITEYYKQGDELIFKGEGEIVLKAH from the coding sequence ATGCAATTCAATAGATTTCATATTTTTCTCATTACAATATTAATAGGATTGACTTTTTTTTCCTGTAAAAAAGAGGATGACAAATTAACTACAGACCTGATAGAAACCAGTTGGGAGGTATTAAAAATAAAGAAACAGGGAGAATCTAAATATACTGATGCCGAAAATACCTATGTTATGGAGTTTACCGGCAAAACGGAATTCGAACTTAATCTGGATGTAAACACTTGTTTTGGTGATTATGAACTAAAAAGTGATGATTATATTAACTTTAAGTCAATGGCCTGCACCGAAATGTGTTGTGACTCCGAATTTGCCATGGACTTATCCAAAATACTTCTAAATATCACAGAATATTACAAACAAGGCGACGAATTGATTTTTAAAGGTGAAGGAGAAATAGTATTGAAAGCTCATTAA